One segment of Heterodontus francisci isolate sHetFra1 chromosome 28, sHetFra1.hap1, whole genome shotgun sequence DNA contains the following:
- the LOC137385178 gene encoding NACHT, LRR and PYD domains-containing protein 3-like isoform X1, giving the protein MNIARGLSEVPSHLKDVQQKHKETLRVQTETLRVNTILIKEKVKIFQLVDRYAELTVISDVRDRTLVEHELLARGRDHEEWRRKHLRKELEKIRADQLFQRSFSQRKSKSGSSAAVSGVPGIGKTTMVQKIVYDWATGKIYPNFQFVFSFKFRDLNTINCRINLRNLILDQYPYFGNVLRELWENPEGLLFIFDGLDEFKDTIDFADNRRNTEPQYMCTDPECWCEVSDIVYSLIQHKLLPGCSVLVTSRPTALHLLEKAEISVWAEILGFVGNERNEYFNKFFEDQTVAAAVFKHVEENEILYTMSYNPSYCWILCLSLGPFFTQRDRKQQQVPKTITQLYSYYIYNILKNHGREIENPRDMLLKIGEMAFTGVSEKKVVFRNGDLIEYSLQPSQFLSGFLMELLERDDSVQSVVYTFPHLTIQEFVAALAQFLTLDPGNIQKLLSKADSEEDGRFEIFLRFVAGLSSPQAARPLEEFLNPFPHQATCRVIG; this is encoded by the exons ATGAACATCGCCCGAGGTTTATCTGAAGTACCCAGTCATCTGAAAG atgttcaacagaaacacaaggaaacactccgggtacaaactgaaacactgagagtgaacactatcctaataaaggagaaggttaagattttcCAGCTGGTTGATCGATATGCTGAGCTAACGGTCATTTCTGATGTTCGAGATCGGACACTTGTAGAACATGAACTGCTGGCAAGAGGCCGAGACCATGAAGAGTGGAGAAGGAAACATCTCCGGAAAGAACTGGAAAAAATCCGAGCTGATCAATTATTCCAGCGCAGTTTTTCCCAGAGAAAATCCAAATCTgggagttcagcagcagtgagtggagtcccagggattggaaaaacaacaatggtacaaaagattgtttatgactgggccactgggaaaatatacccaaactttcaatttgttttcagttttaaattccgGGATTTGAACACTATTAACTGTAGAATAAACCTGAGAAATCTGATACTGGATCAGTATCCTTACTTTGGGAATGTCCTAAGAGAGCTCTGGGAGAACCCAGAGGGATTGCTGTTTATATTtgatggtttggatgaattcaaggacacgatcgattttgctgacaatcggagaaatacagaacctcagtacatgtgcacagatcccgaatgctggtgtgaagtgtctgacattgtgtacagtttaatacagcacaagctgctcccaggatgttcagtgttagtgaccagtcgtcccactgcattacatttattggaaaaggctgagatcagtgtctgggctgaaatccTGGGATTTGTTGGTAATGAGCGGAACGAATATTTCAACAAGTTTTTTGAAGATCAGACGGTGgcagcagctgttttcaaacatgtggaggagaacgagatcctgtacaccatgagctacaacccttcctactgctggatcctctgtctgtcactgggtcccttctttacacaaagagacaggaaacagcagcaagttCCCAAGACCATCACCCAGCTATATTCCTACTATATTTACAACATTCTGAAAAACCATGGCCGAGAGATTGAAAACCCCCGTGATATGTTACTGAAGATCGGTGAGATGGCCTTCACAGGAGTCTCCGAGAAGAAGGTTGTGTTTAGAAATGGAGATTTGATCGAGTACAGTCTGCAACCTTCCCAGTTCCTGTCTGGATTCCTGATGGAACTTTTGGAGAGAGATGATTCTGTCCAGAGTGTGGTTTACACCTTCCCGCACCTCACCATCCAAGAGTTTGTAGCTGCACTCGCACAATTCCTGACTCTGGATCCTGGCAACATCCAGAAACTCCTAAGTAAAGCGGACAGCGAGGAAGATGGGAGATTTGAGATCTTTCTGCGTTTTGTTGCTGGTCTCTCCTCCCCACAGGCAGCTCGACCCCTGGAGGAGTTTCTGAATCCATTTCCTCATCAAGCAACCTGCCGAGTAATTGGGTGA
- the LOC137385178 gene encoding NACHT, LRR and PYD domains-containing protein 3-like isoform X2 — protein MNVQQKHKETLRVQTETLRVNTILIKEKVKIFQLVDRYAELTVISDVRDRTLVEHELLARGRDHEEWRRKHLRKELEKIRADQLFQRSFSQRKSKSGSSAAVSGVPGIGKTTMVQKIVYDWATGKIYPNFQFVFSFKFRDLNTINCRINLRNLILDQYPYFGNVLRELWENPEGLLFIFDGLDEFKDTIDFADNRRNTEPQYMCTDPECWCEVSDIVYSLIQHKLLPGCSVLVTSRPTALHLLEKAEISVWAEILGFVGNERNEYFNKFFEDQTVAAAVFKHVEENEILYTMSYNPSYCWILCLSLGPFFTQRDRKQQQVPKTITQLYSYYIYNILKNHGREIENPRDMLLKIGEMAFTGVSEKKVVFRNGDLIEYSLQPSQFLSGFLMELLERDDSVQSVVYTFPHLTIQEFVAALAQFLTLDPGNIQKLLSKADSEEDGRFEIFLRFVAGLSSPQAARPLEEFLNPFPHQATCRVIG, from the exons ATGA atgttcaacagaaacacaaggaaacactccgggtacaaactgaaacactgagagtgaacactatcctaataaaggagaaggttaagattttcCAGCTGGTTGATCGATATGCTGAGCTAACGGTCATTTCTGATGTTCGAGATCGGACACTTGTAGAACATGAACTGCTGGCAAGAGGCCGAGACCATGAAGAGTGGAGAAGGAAACATCTCCGGAAAGAACTGGAAAAAATCCGAGCTGATCAATTATTCCAGCGCAGTTTTTCCCAGAGAAAATCCAAATCTgggagttcagcagcagtgagtggagtcccagggattggaaaaacaacaatggtacaaaagattgtttatgactgggccactgggaaaatatacccaaactttcaatttgttttcagttttaaattccgGGATTTGAACACTATTAACTGTAGAATAAACCTGAGAAATCTGATACTGGATCAGTATCCTTACTTTGGGAATGTCCTAAGAGAGCTCTGGGAGAACCCAGAGGGATTGCTGTTTATATTtgatggtttggatgaattcaaggacacgatcgattttgctgacaatcggagaaatacagaacctcagtacatgtgcacagatcccgaatgctggtgtgaagtgtctgacattgtgtacagtttaatacagcacaagctgctcccaggatgttcagtgttagtgaccagtcgtcccactgcattacatttattggaaaaggctgagatcagtgtctgggctgaaatccTGGGATTTGTTGGTAATGAGCGGAACGAATATTTCAACAAGTTTTTTGAAGATCAGACGGTGgcagcagctgttttcaaacatgtggaggagaacgagatcctgtacaccatgagctacaacccttcctactgctggatcctctgtctgtcactgggtcccttctttacacaaagagacaggaaacagcagcaagttCCCAAGACCATCACCCAGCTATATTCCTACTATATTTACAACATTCTGAAAAACCATGGCCGAGAGATTGAAAACCCCCGTGATATGTTACTGAAGATCGGTGAGATGGCCTTCACAGGAGTCTCCGAGAAGAAGGTTGTGTTTAGAAATGGAGATTTGATCGAGTACAGTCTGCAACCTTCCCAGTTCCTGTCTGGATTCCTGATGGAACTTTTGGAGAGAGATGATTCTGTCCAGAGTGTGGTTTACACCTTCCCGCACCTCACCATCCAAGAGTTTGTAGCTGCACTCGCACAATTCCTGACTCTGGATCCTGGCAACATCCAGAAACTCCTAAGTAAAGCGGACAGCGAGGAAGATGGGAGATTTGAGATCTTTCTGCGTTTTGTTGCTGGTCTCTCCTCCCCACAGGCAGCTCGACCCCTGGAGGAGTTTCTGAATCCATTTCCTCATCAAGCAACCTGCCGAGTAATTGGGTGA